From the genome of Anopheles moucheti chromosome 3, idAnoMoucSN_F20_07, whole genome shotgun sequence, one region includes:
- the LOC128303535 gene encoding ATP-dependent RNA helicase DHX33 gives MMDSGLSSRNSTLGNQYSRSYMKQDNAKQQRNSLPIYSVRKSLMEMVRKSTTIIVLGETGSGKTTQMPQFIYEAGLNGDKTIAVTQPRRVAAITVAKWVAMEMGTNLGDLVGYTVRFEDMTSENTQIKYMTDGILCREALSDRQLRNYNVIILDEVHERTVATDVLLGVVKKAQQIRALKRMAPLKVIIMSATMDCDHFANYFSDCPIVYLQGRTYQVKVYQMLEKIHYIEACLKTVVEIHQTQPAGDVLVFLTGQEEIDATVNKMRRLAKSFPSDLPKLAVYPMYAALPQTQQLDVFNPAPSNVRKVIFATNIAETSITINGIRYVIDCGRAKVRSYDPITGMDMLKVCWISQAQAHQRTGRAGRITDGICFRTYSKEAYEHLDKMTAPEILRCNLSATILNLLVMGVNYKDFDFIDKPPEEAIVGALLELKALNAISSVENPILTALGSKMARFPLDPKYSKMLLSAPKFGCLEEMLTIIAMLSGENIFTNSAQKREQMLIAHSKFYDKSGDHITLLKVFNEFKTKAKPKMWCFDNFLHERNLTHATSIREQLSEICKGLNIPSSSCGIDTIPVAKCLLTGLFANIATKQPDHLYLTSTSGLKARIHPSSSISGKLRPPVVIYTELVATRLNYLRNVTEIEPAWIDEVVPNVNLRQTKSFNDHTFRTFQGHK, from the exons ATGATGGATTCTGGACTTTCGAGTCGTAATAGCACGCTGGGCAATCAGTACTCCAGGTCGTACATGAAGCAGGATAATGCCAAACAACAGCGCAATTCGCTGCCAATCTACTCGGTGCGCAAATC TCTGATGGAAATGGTACGGAAGTCAACCACCATCATCGTCCTCGGTGAAACGGGAAGTGGCAAAACCACACAGATGCCCCAATTCATCTATGAAGCCGGACTGAACGGAGACAAGACTATTGCCGTCACGCAGCCCCGACGCGTGGCTGCCATTACCGTGGCGAAGTGGGTTGCAATGGAGATGGGCACCAATTTGGGAGATTTAGTGGGTTATACGGTGCGCTTTGAGGATATGACATCGGAAAACACACAGATCAAATACATGACCGATGGTATACTTTGCCGTGAAGCGCTGTCCGATCGACAGCTACGCAACTACAACGTGATCATACTGGACGAGGTACACGAACGAACTGTTGCGACAGACGTGCTGCTCGGGGTGGTAAAAAAGGCGCAACAAATACGTGCCCTGAAGCGTATGGCCCCGCTAAAAGTTATCATTATGTCGGCCACGATGGATTGTGACCACTTTGCGAACTATTTTTCCGACTGTCCGATCGTGTATCTGCAAGGTCGTACGTACCAGGTCAAGGTTTATCAGATGTTAGAAAAGATCCACTACATTGAGGCATGTCTGAAGAcggtggtggaaattcatcAAACGCAACCTGCTGGAGATGTGCTGGTGTTCCTTACAGGGCAGGAAGAAATCGATGCCACGGTCAACAAGATGCGTCGGTTAGCTAAG aGCTTTCCGTCGGACCTTCCGAAACTAGCAGTATATCCTATGTACGCAGCTCTACCACAAACGCAACAATTGGACGTTTTTAACCCGGCGCCATCCAACGTTCGGAAGGTTATATTTGCGACCAACATCGCCGAGACGTCCATTACCATTAACGGGATCCGGTACGTAATCGATTGTGGGCGGGCTAAGGTGCGTTCGTACGATCCCATCACTGGAATGGATATGCTGAAAGTGTGCTGGATATCACAAGCGCAGGCCCACCAGCGCACCGGACGAGCGGGTCGCATTACAGATGGAATTTGTTTCCGAACGTACTCCAAGGAAGCGTACGAACATTTGGACAAAATGACAGCACCGGAAATTCTGCGTTGCAATCTCTCAGCCACTATCCTTAACCTGCTCGTGATGGGCGTTAACTATAAGGATTTTGACTTCATCGATAAACCACCGGAAGAAGCGATCGTTGGCGCACTGCTGGAGCTGAAGGCACTGAATGCGATCTCGTCGGTAGAGAATCCCATTCTCACCGCGCTCGGTAGCAAGATGGCTCGCTTTCCGCTCGATCCCAAATACTCCAAGATGTTGCTTTCGGCTCCGAAATTCGGTTGCCTGGAAGAGATGCTAACAATCATTGCGATGCTCTCGGGCGAGAACATCTTTACCAACAGTGCGCAAAAGCGCGAACAGATGCTGATCGCACATTCGAAGTTTTACGACAAATCTGGTGATCACATCACGCTGCTGAAGGTGTTCAACGAATttaaaacgaaagcaaaacccaAGATGTGGTGCTTCGATAATTTCCTCCACGAACGCAATCTTACGCACGCCACCTCAATTCGTGAGCAGCTGAGCGAAATTTGTAAAGGACTAAACATTCCAAGCAGCTCTTGCGGCATTGATACAATACCGGTAGCGAAATGTTTGCTGACCGGGCTGTTTGCCAATATCGCCACCAAGCAACCGGACCATCTGTACTTGACTTCGACCAGCGGGCTGAAAGCGCGCATACATCCGTCCAGTTCCATCTCTGGCAAACTGCGACCGCCGGTTGTGATCTACACGGAGCTGGTAGCAACGCGCCTAAACTATCTACGCAACGTAACCGAGATAGAACCAGCGTGGATCGATGAAGTTGTGCCAAATGTTAACCTACGCCAGACAAAAAGCTTCAATGACCACACGTTTCGAACATTTCAAGGGCACAAATGA